The nucleotide sequence TTTCTTATAAAGGTGCTGTGGGTCTGATGCAGCTTCTTCCGGATACTGCTTACTATATATCGGACAAAAGGAGCGATCTAAACCTTAACAAACGGCATGAACTGTTTGATCCTGTTGCGAATATCAGGGTTGGAATAAATTACTTTGCCTATCTGAAGGATAAATTTAACGGGAATGAGAAATATGCAATAATGGCTTACAATTTCGGTCCCACAAATTTAAAAAAATACCTCGCCCGAAACTACTCTCTTCCCAGTTTTTATTACAACCGTGTAATGGCAAGTTATAAAAATATTCTTAAAATGAACAATCAGATTTAATTTTTCTCTGTTAAAAACTTAACACCACTCAACCATTTCACTATCTCATTATCTCACCGATAAATTTGCATAACTCTAAAAAAATGTGAGATTAACAGAATTCTATTGCTTGATTTTTAATCTAATTAAGTTTACATTCTCCACGCCAAAAATAATTAAAGGACTGACAATGAAAGAAGAAATAAAAGTAAGAAAAGCCTGCAAAAAAGATATCGATAAAATGCTTTGCCTTTTAAAAGAACTTTTTCGTATGGAAGGGGTGGATTTTGACCGGAAAACCCAGTACAATGGGTTACTATTTCTGATGGAAAAAGAAAACAGAGCAGCAGCGTTTGTTGCCGAACTGGATAAGGAAATAATAGGAATGTGCACAATACAGACCCTCATATCCACAGCCAAAGCGTCATATACAGCTTACATAGAAGACTTATGCGTTGATTCCGATTATCGAAATAAAGGAGTTGGCGGCAGACTGCTTGAATATTGTGAAAAATGGTGCATTAACAACAATATCAATAATATACACCTGTTAGCCGACGGGAGAAATAAAAAAGCTCTGAACTTCTACAAAAAAAACGGCTGGAAAACAACTGACTACACCGCACTGACAAAAGCGCTGACTAATTCTTTTTCTGAGAAAGTTGAAGTGTTCTAAGACGATTGAGCACCGCCATCACTTCTAATAACCTGGGTTTTGTCATATCTGATGATTTTCTATCAAGAAAATCAAAACCGTTTTTATCCAGTTTTTGCCTCAGATCGTTTATCAGTTCTTCGTAAGCCACAGTTAATTTACTGTCTGAAATATATCTGAGTATTTTACCGATTGTGGCAAGCTGAGAGTCATCAACAAACTGTTCCACATCTCTGACATCTATCTCTTCTCTGTTGATTATAATCCTGTCAGTTTTGAGTGTTTTAATTTTAAATTTTCTGCTGTCTTTGATAAAGTTGAACGTTTCAGGATGAATTTCTCTGGAATAATCAATTTGTGGTCTTTGTTCTTCAACTTCAGAGTTTGATCTCCTATTTTTTTCATAAATACTTTTAGCTTCTGCTGTTACTTCATAGCATTTAAAATTTCTCATCATAAGAACATTGTCCGATTTTCCCAGATAATCTCCATTACCCCCCATAACCAGAACCGTTGAAACACCATAGCAATCATATAATTGCCGTACACGCTCCACAAACGGAGTAATAGGCTCAAAATCCTTTGCCACAAGCTCCTGCATTTTAGAGTCTCTTACCATAAAATTAGTAGCCGATGTGTCCTCATCGATAAGCAATAATCTACTTCCTGCCTCAATTGACTCAAGTATATTTGCAGCCTGGGAGGTGCTTCCGCTGGCATTGCTCGTAATGAAAAAAGATGTATCCACATTCATTGGAAGGTTATTTATAAATGACCTGATATCTATACCTGCCACATTTCTGCCATCCTCAGCCCTAATACTCACGCCCGTTTTATCAACAACCGTCCATTCTCTGCCGTCTCCGGGGATATGAGGATAAACACCCATTTTCAGTGCATTCAAAAGAGTGGATTTTCCATGAAACCCCCCTCCTGCAATTGTAGTTACACCTTTTGGAATCCCCATTCCGTAAATCTCCCCCATTTGACCACCATCCTCTGCACTGACGGGATTTTTCAGACTGAGCTTAACCCTCAGACTTTCCGGTGAATAAAAAGGTACGGCTTCTTTCATGGGTTTCT is from Flexistipes sinusarabici DSM 4947 and encodes:
- a CDS encoding GNAT family N-acetyltransferase, which translates into the protein MKEEIKVRKACKKDIDKMLCLLKELFRMEGVDFDRKTQYNGLLFLMEKENRAAAFVAELDKEIIGMCTIQTLISTAKASYTAYIEDLCVDSDYRNKGVGGRLLEYCEKWCINNNINNIHLLADGRNKKALNFYKKNGWKTTDYTALTKALTNSFSEKVEVF
- a CDS encoding ABC-ATPase domain-containing protein, which gives rise to MKSFSEIKNILSRIDRKGYKAYNDLRGAYKADSFVLFIDRVQGDPFASPSDIRININRSYLKFPDECIESAPRKIAFEDYAARIIRDCLIKYSKTVKGSGKSGALFINSGAQEVVERSSVIADENSFEIRMSVGLPAAGRTILANECEKIFYRILPEVIETVKWHNMDKTECLQFVKCIENQEYMRKQLEKKGLVAFIADGSILPRASGNSQKPMKEAVPFYSPESLRVKLSLKNPVSAEDGGQMGEIYGMGIPKGVTTIAGGGFHGKSTLLNALKMGVYPHIPGDGREWTVVDKTGVSIRAEDGRNVAGIDIRSFINNLPMNVDTSFFITSNASGSTSQAANILESIEAGSRLLLIDEDTSATNFMVRDSKMQELVAKDFEPITPFVERVRQLYDCYGVSTVLVMGGNGDYLGKSDNVLMMRNFKCYEVTAEAKSIYEKNRRSNSEVEEQRPQIDYSREIHPETFNFIKDSRKFKIKTLKTDRIIINREEIDVRDVEQFVDDSQLATIGKILRYISDSKLTVAYEELINDLRQKLDKNGFDFLDRKSSDMTKPRLLEVMAVLNRLRTLQLSQKKN